DNA from Kryptolebias marmoratus isolate JLee-2015 linkage group LG15, ASM164957v2, whole genome shotgun sequence:
CAGCAGATTTCAGAACATAGTCATGATCCACTCGGACAAATCCAtcctgaaatataaaacaatatcgCTAACGATCAGAAGAACCTCTGACTGCATACTATGCTATTACAACTATTACAAAGATTAAACTATGTTACTAGTAACCTGTAACATAGTTTGCTTCAATTTCATTGGAATAAACCCTTAATAAGTCATAATACTGTTTGATGGGCATAAAATTGGATTTTTGCATGAATACGTTGATTCCTAATGAGCTACAGCCAGAGATTCAGCATATCCTGTTGTAGTATACAGGAAAACACTtaaaggatatttttttttcaaaacaaaaagaatcttAGAGATGTTGATCATATATGCCAAGTGTTTAGTTAATTCTTTGAGAATGATccctgttggaaaaaaaaaatctattttatgtGTGATAAATTGATATCTTTAGCATTTTTTGTGGATACCACTAAAGAAACTGTCTATGTGACATccttaaaaaatgcaaaaggttCAAACAAAAGTTGACTACTATGTATAcacatatttgttcataacaGTTTAGGGACTACTTCATGACTTAATGATTCATAATTTAGTATTAggaggcttaaaaaaaaatcagtgaccAAGGACTAAATTtgaaaggatttaaaataaacattcaatgTTCAAAGAAAAGGTCTGGACACAGATCTCATGACAacttaaaaaagtataaaaacatttctgaaagctaaagacaaaacaataaggAGTGGCTCCTGATGTAGAGGAAATGTCAGCCACTCCTCGACAAGCATAGTCATTGCCAATAACCCCACCACTggataacaggaaaaaaaaaggatttaattaACTGCATTATATTTACTTACAGCTCCTGCTTTTGCTCTGGTTGTTCCCAGACAGCAGTAGCCCACATCATGACCCTTGAAGACAGCAGCGTAGTCATCAAGTTTTTCAAAGTCAACCACCTCCTGTACCtgtagacaaaaacaaaaaaaaggttttggtgaAACTGAATGGGTTACTTCCTGCAAAGGGCGCACCAAGACACTAACCAGGTTTTCATACGCTTTGTCTTCAAAGGTCAGCTGCCTCCGTCCGATCAGGGTTATCTTGGAGAAGATGTTtcgctccagcagctcctgaagCAGCATCCTGCCGGTTTCTCCAGAAGCACCCAGAATGAAGCAGCTCTTGTTCTGGTGCCTGAAGGTTTCCTCCAGGCTCTTCAAGTCCTCAGCCATGCTGTGGGACAGAGACAGGAGGAAGATCAGTGGCACCGTGCATGggtgtgcgtgtgcatgtgtgtgtgcgtgtgcaggTAATGCCTGAATAAAGCTCATGTGTATTTTATTATCCAATAATATTGAAAAGTTGTTAAACTTTATAGCTCTTTAggatttttgaagaaaatgtaaacaatacaGACATTGTAACTGCATGtgcataaatatatatgtatatatatagtTAGAAAAATTATTGCAGGAGTTTAGCTTTATATTCACGCCACACAACCAGAATGACTGCATTTAGCCCCAAACGTAGACAATCCATAAAATGTGTTCAGCTAAATTAAAGTACCATGGGAACATGTTGACTACTGTAATCAATAACATTGACAACAGCTCGTGGTTGCTCACCTCGTATATTTCACCGAAGGACTGTCGTCGAAATAATTAAAGACCACAGCAACGATAAGAATTATGACAGCTAAAAGCCAAGTCGCTTTTCCCAGGCTGGTACCGAGGAGTTTCATAACACACGCAGCTGTGGGAGAGCTACGATTTTACAGCTGGAGCACTTCCTGGTTGCTTCATTTCTGCAAACGGTCTTCCAGTCAgatggataaataaaaaaaagaaatgatagtCACCGTTAATATGTTGAATTACACAAGTAAAATAGATGTAAATTATGTTATCGTTCTACAAATatctgaaatgaataaaatgttgacTCCAACCTCGATCTCTGACTTTCAATTATCCACCAAAGAGATAGCGCTGTATAGATGACGCATGCGCACTGGATTCAGATGTCTTTAGCCCTTATAGCCCTGCTTCCTCCGTGGATTTCCCAGTCCacgatttgtttttgttttgtgatcatttcaaaacaaaagccctTAAtgtaaaagtagtttttttatgtgatCAAAATGAAAGCTCCTAATGTCTGGTACTACAGTTAACTTCAGTATTTAACACCAATCCATTTAGGGCATGACACAGACAGTCCTCAGCTggtgaattgggttgatttaaaagcataaacagTGACATTTAACCAACtaaatcataattttttttctttagcagtTTGAAACTGGAACATAGATGTTATATTGCAGAGATAGATCATCATCTTTTTGTGGATGCTCCTTTTAGGAGACACCGGAGCAGATTATCTGCTTCCATCTTACTCCATCTCAGCACCCTCCTCTTACCAAACCTCTGCACACCATTTTTTCACTACATTCAGGATCCTCCGCTGTGGTCTTCCTCTATTCTTCCACCCTTGCAGATCTTTATTCAACGTCCTTTGTTCGATATATACACTATCCCTCCTCTGCATATGACCAAACTATCTCAGCCTTgtctctctaactttgtcttcaAACCTGAGCTGTCCTGTTTATAAACTCAATTCTGATCATGTTCATTTTGGTCACTTCCAAGAAAAATCTTAACATCTTCGTCTCTTCCACCCCCAGCTCCTCCTCCGGTCTTTTTGTAAGAGCCACCATCTCCAAAACACACATCATATCAGACTTCACTGCTGTCTTGTCTTGCACTTCTGTCAGTCTTGCAGCTATCCttctgtcataaatcaatcccTGACTCTCAACTCCATCCACTCCACCTTCCTgcactctcttcttcacctctcttgtgcTCTGCCCATTGTTTTAGATGGTTGGTCTCAGTTACTTAAACTCATCAATTTTTACCAACTCTACTCCTTGCAGgttcactgtttttttgttgtttgctgtttgtttgtttttttgttttatatagcacttattattaaaaacacaatttcctATATCAAATATTGTGGcaaatgcacatttattttataaagtataGTGAGCAAacgtttgttcttgtttttttttcaagaagaCCTGAAGGCCATGCTAAATAAGGCATTATATGGCCACAGAAAACGTCTCTATGTGTTTCTAATGAAAGCATCATGCCAGTTTTATTGTTAAGCAGGAGAAATAGAAAATGGTCAGTTTTTATCGGCAGCTTAAAGTGACAAATAGTATGGTTGATACTTGAAAGTACAAActaaaatggaaatgaaaacaaaccagagtTAGCTTCTAAAGTAATATATTTGGTTGATGGGTGTCACCCCTGCTATCACACAggaccaaaacagctgcttaTCGCTTCAGTCACCTGCCACAGCAGAGTAGTGCCAAGGCTTTTTTTAGATCTTAGTTTTGCATGGTTTGCTATGGTTAATGTTGTacattatttctgttcattcaCTGTGCTCAGTTTCTTTTGACATgggaaaataaatctgatattGTACATCGTGGACCTTCCAAATTAAGTCATAACAGGAATTTTATAACCTACATCCATATAACATACTAATGTAAAATGGCTGTTCTCTGGCAAAtattatttgtacttttaaaaccTCTTTTAGTAGGTGAAGATGGCtacatttactgtttattaaatttatcattttcaatCAGGTTTTTCCAGCAGTTTTCATGTAACTGAGAGCCAGTCACAGATCAGTGAAATATAAACTAAATTTCCAATTATTTTAAAGTAGTTActtgaatatttgtaaaaagtCCAAATACATACACATATTGATTTTTATTACCTGACATTGCATCAGATTTAAAGTCTACATACAGCTGAACGAGGGTGTGACAGCACTTTTGAACAAATTGTTATGTTGTAACGGCCATCATCCATTTATGTCATTGGCTGATGTCTGCACCTTCACTGTCCAAGTGTCTGCGTCCAAAAATGTatgtgaaaactttattttcaaaacagcaCTTACATTTAAGCAGGATTGAATTGCTCATGTCCAGATATTGGACTGCTCTCCCTCAATCCTCTCGTCTTACCCAGACTGTCCAATCTTTGAAACAAGCACACTTgattgctttttaaaacctgtctctttgtctctgacAGATCATCGCATGCGAAAATTCCTTTCTATCTAGTTTGTGCTCATCTTTTTGCATTAAGTCTTTTTGTAGGCTCACTAAGCTTCACTTCTtggatttttttacttttgcattGTGAGGAAATGACTGTCAAAATTTGTAAAAGATTGCATGTGCATTCTACCCCTGACTTCTTAGTTTACACTGTTTTTTTGAGATTCATCTTCAAGAAAGATCAGAAGACATAAAAGATTCATTAGCTTTATTATGCTTCGAACTCCTAGGTTATGCTTTAGAAAATCCCAACTGAAAAGTATTCTGCGTtgcaaatatattttcaaaatgtgttCAATGATCTGATTTGTATTAGATATCAAATCATATCAAGCTGAAAAGATTACCCTAACCTTCTTTTATCTGGTACAGAAAGTTACTTAAAAAATTTCCCCATCGGAATATTTGATGTACATTTGTGAAAAATTTTGCCATgtttgaaactgacaaaaacagacgTGATCTTTTCTGTCCAAAGGTGCACAATTACTTGGAATGGCATCACTCCTGTGTAATTCAGCATGAAAATTTAGACTGGATCTGGAGTGAAGGCCGAACACTGAAAATGTACTTTGCCTTTTGTCAGACCTTCAGGGGGTTTCATTTGCCAAAACCTCCAGACAAAGAAAGC
Protein-coding regions in this window:
- the htatip2 gene encoding oxidoreductase HTATIP2, with the protein product MKLLGTSLGKATWLLAVIILIVAVVFNYFDDSPSVKYTSMAEDLKSLEETFRHQNKSCFILGASGETGRMLLQELLERNIFSKITLIGRRQLTFEDKAYENLVQEVVDFEKLDDYAAVFKGHDVGYCCLGTTRAKAGADGFVRVDHDYVLKSAELAKAGGCSQFHLESSRGADKTSNFLYLKVKGEVEAEIEALGFDRLAIYRPGVLLVDRQESRPGEWVIRKFFGAVSAVCSTSMAIPIQAVAKAIVSNTLLQPEQKTEILENKDITSLGKSKAK